The genomic segment GAAATTTTAATTCTAACTGTTCTAATAAGTATAATTTTGTGTACATATTTGTTTTTACACTCTTCAGAAACCTTTCAGATTAAttataatcaataaaatatataataaaaaataattaaaaaaaattaaaaattgacatttttggaATATGAACAAAAGATAGTTTTAAATTAAGTATTACTTATGAcgatgtattttaatgttttgtttaaaaaacaataaaattaatagCGAGTATTCTGTCATCGAGCGTTGACTACTGCTTGTAACCGTCATGGAATGCTCTGAATTAAATCGTGAATGTATGCTTGAGGAATTGCATTCCACTCTTCGTGTGCTGCAATTCTTAGCTCATTTAGTGTCATAGAAACAGGATTTCTTTTCCAAATGCGACATTTTAGATGTGCCACATATTTTCGATCGGATTTAAATCTGGGCTGTATGATGGCCCATAAAATCTTTCAAATTGAACCTCATCAAGCTAATGAATGAATATTCCAGCGAGATGAGGACGTGCATTAACACGAATATGTCATATCCAATATGGAGAGCATATAGCAAAACATGATCTTGTAAATGTAAAATCTTGTAAGATGTCAGCTGTCATTCGCCCAATCACCTCCACAAGTTCGGTATGTCCTTCCCAAGCAATACATTTCCATAGCAGTATGCCCCATTACCAAATATAACGCGCTATATGAGGGTATAACTGTCATACCGTTCTCTGGACGAAGTTTCGTCCATGTGGCTTTCATAACTGAATTCTCGTCTGATCTGTGAACACAAAATTTTTCACGACAGTATTCACTGCTTAATAGTCCAATTGACATATTCAACTAAAATATtccatatttttgtccatgagtgtatatagaATAAGAATACTGGGCTGCATTTTTAAAGAATGCATCCTCCTAATACTCACATACGGAGTTTAAATTTTgatactaattaaaaaaataacaataagacAAAGTTATTACTTTTACAGTCTGTTAAAGAATAAGATGAAATAAGAACTTATGTATAcaaacacaactatttgggtaTGCAGCGGAAGACAGgccaaagaagtactctttttagttgaCCAAGCTTTTGCAAATccttatttgcatcatcagggtgctacaagtCAATAAGCAAGATTAGTACAAATTAcggaataaaaaattattttgtatcttacactgaTAATTGAGAGTGGTTGAAGGTTGGTAAAGGACCTCGGAGACAGTACGAGTTGTCGATGCTCACACTGCAATAAAACTCTGAGAAACGTCCACTGTTTTCTGACGAAAAAGTCGGAAGTTCTAGGAATAGAACTCAGCTCTGCCAACAAATCCTACTTTCACGTCCTCGAAGGCAATATGCCGCGTAACCACTGGGTGCATGGCGCACAATGGGTGTGCGTTATGTAGCTGACGAGAGAGGGTGAAAGGCGAGTTTCTGGCGCCTTAAAACTGGAACATATCGGCTATGGGAATAAACCCAGACAGAAAAttctggtcctccaggttgggggttgtgCTATGGACCAGCGATCCATACACGGAAAAATACACTGCTACGAAACGAATACTATTGCCTCGGAATAGGACAGATTATCAGGACAAACGACGTAAGCTACGAATAAAGGTCACTCTATTAGGGACATGGAACGTACTAAGTTGGTATCGACCTGGAATTTCCACAAGAGCAATAAAACAGCTGGAAGAACTACAATACGATGTGACTGCAATCCAAGAAGTCAGATGGACTGGGTCTGGGACAATCCAAATGGAGAAGTCAATAGTGTTATGGTCTGGACATGAAACACGTCATGAAAGAGGATGTGGTTTTGTAATAAGCGAAAGGATTAAATCTGCTATACTAGATTTCAAAGCAATTAATGATAGAGTCTGTAGCATAAGAATAAAGGGCAAATGGTTCAATCTATCGATATTCTCAGTGTATGCACCAACCGAAGAAGCAGCAGAGGAAGAGAAGGAAGAATTCTATGACTCCCTAACCCGATTATACACGGAAGCCCCAAAacatgacatcaaaataatattagGGGACTTAAACGCAAAAATAGGCAAAGAAGAACACATAAGGCCGGTAGCTGGAAATCAGAGTCTACATGACATTACCAATGACAATGGTTCAAGGCTGATTGAGTTTGCAGCAGGGTGCAACATGATTATCAAAAGCACCCAATTTGCCAGGAAAAACAtatataaggtaacatggagATCAAATGATGGAAGAACGAGGAACCAAATTGATCACGTACTAATTGATGGGAGGCATTCCAGTAGTATAATAGACGTAAGAACTAGACGGGGACCAGATAGTGATACAGACCATTTCCTAGTAAAGGCCAAGCTCAGAACTAGAATCTCAACACAAACAACAGACAAACAGATGAAGATCGAAAGATGGAATGTGTCTAAATTGGAAGAAGAAGAGGGAAAGAGACAATACCAACTAGAATTGAGAAACAGATTCCAGGTGTTGGAAAcgaaagaaaatgaaagagaaaatatagaccagaaatggcactccattaaaacgatcattacagaaacagcagagaagtgtataggtcggaagagaaaagcaaaaagaaataaatggtttgatgaagaatgcgaggataccttaaaagaagcaaacaaaagaagaatcgactacctagcaaacccgacggatgaaaagcgtgaacaatacaatagagagagagccttagccagaagaacagtaaggagaaaaaagagacaacatttacaacaacaaattgaaaaagtagaacgtgaacacagaagcaagcaaaataaaaaattctacaaagaagtaagacaacataagaaaggtgcatatataagaacaccgaacttcgtgagagataaaaatgagcaaatgattacagctgaaaataaaataatcaaaagatgggctgaatacgttgaaagtcttctaaatgtccaggtagacgcggatggaaataaagcaaattgtgagtaccaaacggccgagatagaagtacccccgccaagcctggaagaaattatcacggcgatagaaaccctaaaaaatgacaaatccccgggactagacaatattgatgcagaactgattaaaaaaggagggcatgaactaaaatacaccaattaatgaaagaagcctgggaacaagaaataatgccaaaataatggagtggctgtattatcgtgccaatacataaaaaaggcagaaaggatacatgtggcaactacaggggaatctcactaatcggtactacatataagatattagcttcagttgtactaaaacgattactgccatatacagaggaaattattggcgattaccaatgcggctttacgcctggaagatcaacaatcgaccaaatatttactatcagacaaatgctagaaaagtattgggaatataataaagaagtacaccagatcttcatagatttcaaacaagcatatgattccatagatcgcttaaaactgtggagtgcaatgatggagttaggcgtaccaaagaagctgaccatgattgcgcgaatgtgtgtcaacaattcctttgcacaaattagaataggaggcaaaacttcaaaggctttcggcataagcaccggactcagacagggagacccgctgtccccattactattgaacctagcattggaatatgcaatgcgaaaaatctataccagagtcaaaccagacataactgccagaggagcaaagattattctcgcatttgcagatgatgtagatgcagtagcacagacaacactggaagttaaggatatagtatcgaactttgaagaagcaacactaagcgtaagcctgaaaataaacgaagaaaaaactaaatacatggtcgtatcaaaaaaggaacgacagcgaataagacaaaacattaccataaacgatcataattttgaggtggtcaaagaattcaaatacctaggagcaacaattaccagtgaaaacacaggagaacgggaggttgaaatacgaatactggcggggaataaatcattctttgccattcaacatctaatgaggtcaaagcttctctcaaggcgtgccaaaatccaaatgtacaaaaccataatacgaccagcagtgatatatggaagtgaaacatggacattgagaaagaaagaaatcaataagctattagtatgggaacgcaaaatcctgcgaattatatatggtccttgcagggacagcgtgacaaatgaatggaggagcagatacaacaatgaaatagagactctattcgggaaaggaaacatcgtaagatacataaaagccaatagattaagatgggcaggccacgtggtacggagtgatgacgacagactgattagcaatgtattttgggaaagaccagatggtagaagatcgacaggaaggcctagaaaaaggtggaaagacgcagtcagggaagacctggagaagatggaagtaagaccgtgggaaataatagcacaggatcggaatcaatggaaggcaatagtaaacgcggcaaaaactcacgaagagttgtaaaagccaatgatgatgattactaataattgaggttagttgtcaagGTGTTAAGAAACTGGAATATACAACTCATCTGGCTCCTACAAATAATAGCGAAAactattcaaaaatttttttagttaaaaaaattttttactcaaaacacatttaaaaaacttttacaaacatttaagtaaaattttattgtaaaatcaTCACAGAAAATGTAGTCATATTATAAAAATTCTAGGTTATACATATACTTAATTAGAAACAAAACAATTGGAAAACAATTGGTTGTGAATTCATAATTATTAACTTAAAACGACAGAACGTTGGATGTTAGTCTTAGAATGATAACATATGTTAAgttaatagtatacctgataggcGCTGGAGTTTCTGAAAAAGAAGAGGCAAAAAGACTTATTTTATGAAGTAGAAGAGATATTATATTTCActtatataatgaaacttatattatTGACGATGAATTGTCTTTATTACCAGATTTGTAGTTATCTAAAGTTAATAGTAATGAGTACAACTTGGTTCTCATGAGTACAACAATGGTTTCTTTCTCTTGAAAAACGACTGCCAtttcgagaaacaatctttttaaataattactctccgtggataggatttttccagtcggaaaatcgaaagagtgtcctgttgtgttagcatgtgtggctgaggaacatctatcagggtgtaatCTAATGTCACTGATAGATGTTccctagccacacatgctaacacaacaggaCACTCTTTCGATTTTTCGaatgtattaaattttgtttttatattatttgtttacaacgGGTGGCACCATAACACCACTAAGTGTCGTATGTTGCGTTTTACATAACTACGTTCCAAAGATTATTATCAAGCTATTTAAAACAACAATTAGTCTAGTGCACTCTAGTATATTGTATTTAAGGtaaacttaaaatgtttattttattttaggctacACAAGCTGCCATATCAAAGGCCTTTAAGACACCAGAAGTCATAAGACTTTTTGGCAAAAAAGAACCTCAACAGTTGCGAGAAAGGTTGTGTATAATAGACGAAGAAGTGAAACTAAATAGGCTCAGTTTAGAAGCTAGAGACAGTCAGAAGGTATTTAACCGTTATGAAGTATTATGTAATTTATTGACAGGTAGTATATTTCCGCCGATTTCCGCATGTTCTTCTACACCTATGACTGTGGCTTTCGACAGCGTCGTTAAATTTTGCATTTTAAATATCAGTATGTCGTTCTTTACTGCTTACGCTTAATTTCAATGTTTGCCGTCaagtaatattaattttaatacctTTTTTTTCTCAAAAGTCAGGACAACTATTTTACTTTGATTGTACCTCCGTTAATTTTTATGATAATGACTTTTACCAGAGCTCATATTATATTTAAAGGTCTATTCAAGTACTTTAAAAcgtgtaagtgttttttttttcaaaaaaccacTTCATAATTCAGGTTGTATACCacctacaaaaataaaaaaatgtcagTTTCTTTGTTATTCAATTATCTTTATTTGGACTTATGACTATTTTTATCAAACTTGTAATTTTTAAGATAGTTGCAAAAAATTAGTCAAACACATGCATTTTTTGGGCTAAAAGTACCACATGTAGGCGCCAATATTCTTAAAGAAAATTTTTGCCTAGAATTTATGCCTCTGTCGAATGGCTACTTCCTAGCTACAGTTCTTATTTCACGCCAATCCATCCCATCAGAAAAAAATGGTAGCCAAATGTTTGAGTGACTGTTCTATTTGACGACAATTTGCATTTGATATTTCCTGTTTACGAGGTTGTAATTAAGTTTAAAACATTTCAATTATAactgaattttaatttttttttgtagtttacatGTATGTATATTAATTTTAGGCTGAAATTTTAACtgcattgagacaattaaacgaACAATTGACCACAGAGGAACTAAGATTTTTGGAACAACATAACCACATTGCCAAAGCATTTTTAGATTTTAACTTTATAGAAGTGCCGGATGACGAATAAACGGATTTGatgtttaaatatttacttttat from the Diabrotica undecimpunctata isolate CICGRU chromosome 1, icDiaUnde3, whole genome shotgun sequence genome contains:
- the LOC140431234 gene encoding protein LZIC-like produces the protein MASHGKAETEKLKQNLENQLDRLVEQLQDLENCKNELDKEEYEETKNDTMDQLKELNDSLSKLVKGDISLISALSAVQLATQAAISKAFKTPEVIRLFGKKEPQQLRERLCIIDEEVKLNRLSLEARDSQKAEILTALRQLNEQLTTEELRFLEQHNHIAKAFLDFNFIEVPDDE